From Ostrinia nubilalis chromosome 9, ilOstNubi1.1, whole genome shotgun sequence, one genomic window encodes:
- the LOC135074835 gene encoding uncharacterized protein LOC135074835, whose amino-acid sequence MSTNNLSSVMKSCSESELINEVSDAAMTPKQVEGSRLKRTFTLPRNPFGTAKPTSSKNKVHDTESKPTSASSIASEPQKDEGGIERKLFRRPSWKRFLNKIAQHMSTVNVSGVKSPPAVMNGERVPCSGDPPWPPGATPAATGIKNHGNTCYMNAVLQCLSHTDVIAEYFVLDHYKVDLQKRNKINSKKYGTRGEVTEQLAALLKALWACHYTPDMSTMFKGAVERHGTQYRGNSQHDAQEFLFWLLDKVHEDLNTATKKKYKTIKNTCGKPDEVVAAETLANHARRNSSFVQAVFQAQYRSALTCAKCERTSCTFDPFHCVSVQLPSRLATVQPSPLPVNVVYVNQQPRQVRIGVELTPTATMDDLRTTLHTDTGIDRDHIILAEINETGWCNARAGWEVAGMDFGALYCMEAPPLLQTPTTPYLLILWVNLLDGERFGSPYAMQVPREISYEDLQKLMLKEMSQVIAERVLEDAQAADIFRARIAEAHRPRDPAYLQPELMLKEMSQVIAERVLEDAQAADIFRARIAEAHRPRDPAYLQPELMLKEMSQVIAERVLEDAQAADIFRARIAEAHRPRDPAYLQPELMLKEMSQVIAERVLEDAQAADIFRARIAEAHRPRDPAYLQPELMLKEMSQVIAERVLEDAQAADIFRARIAEAHRPRDPAYLQPELMLKEMSQVIAERVLEDAQAADIFRARIAEAHRPRDPRLPAARVLLHHPEHGRGVRGARVGGGRGAAHAARLPRALHARRAPGAGGRLEVSLRSTATLECCYIIRSMGEACEVHVSAAGAAGAAPLTLHACLAHYTRAEHLAQEDAWRCPQCQRYMPVVKTLGLWSLPDILVIHLKRFRQQAKGRTSTKLTTMVEFPLNDFDMTPHLVRRNSTGAESPSHSRSPRRRHSKTPAGGPNENMYDLYAICYHHGDDLETGHYTAACKNPYDGHWYKFDDSRVTAVEDEDAYSELVNNTAYMLFYRRKRPNVTHSCSADDHNGHWALRMPKYVRQKPEVLTEVKEENADDPKIEVQNNEAESESDVTAPTNSPLSRSVESLPDDSMAEPPPPVIQTTTVVHNASIIQSPTLQRPLIVEVNGNRTNDDPNENDSSASTEPYIHKDVHVNPKMTPVDTRRPRSVDYPARGSAAPSRDANRNYESSPLVASINGVEYHPTTEELMLSMFQESKYIVPRHGNHITGESHRTGEKSSVWKTRIST is encoded by the exons ATGTCTACCAATAATTTATCCTCTGTAATGAAGTCTTGTTCGGAGAGTGAACTTATCAATGAAGTTTCTGATGCTGCTATGACACCAAAGCAAGTGGAAGGCTCCCGACTAAAGCGTACTTTTACACTGCCTCGAAATCCATTTGGAACAGCAAAGCCTACTTCCAGTAAGAATAAGGTCCATGACACTGAAAGCAAGCCTACGAGTGCTTCTTCCATAGCCAGTGAGCCTCAGAAAGATGAAGGTGGTATTGAAAGGAAGTTGTTCAGAAGGCCGTCTTGgaaaagatttttaaataaGATAGCCCAACATATGAGCACTGTTAACGTTTCCGGA GTCAAGTCACCCCCAGCAGTCATGAATGGTGAGCGCGTTCCTTGCAGCGGGGATCCTCCATGGCCACCGGGAGCCACTCCTGCTGCCACGGGTATCAAAAACCATGGAAATACATGTTACATGAATGCTGTACTACAGTGCCTTTCGCATACTGATGTTATCGCCGAATATTTTGTATTAGATCATTATAAG GTGGATCTCCaaaaacgtaataaaataaattctaagaAATATGGAACTCGTGGAGAAGTTACTGAGCAATTGGCAGCTTTGCTGAAAGCTTTATGGGCTTGCCATTACACACCTGATATGAGCACTATGTTTAAG GGAGCTGTTGAAAGGCATGGAACTCAGTACAGAGGCAATAGTCAACATGATGCACAAGAATTTTTGTTTTGGTTGCTAGATAAGGTTCATGAAGACTTGAACACAGCTACGAAGAAAAAATATAAGACAATCAAA aacACCTGTGGTAAACCAGATGAAGTTGTAGCTGCAGAAACCTTGGCAAACCATGCTCGGAGAAATAGTTCATTTGTTCAAGCTGTGTTTCAGGCACAGTACAG GTCAGCTCTGACGTGTGCCAAGTGCGAGCGCACGTCTTGCACATTCGACCCATTTCATTGCGTCAGTGTGCAGCTTCCTTCGAGGCTCGCGACAGTGCAACCATCACCACTACCTGTCAAT GTAGTGTACGTGAATCAGCAGCCTCGCCAAGTGCGTATCGGTGTAGAGTTGACACCGACCGCCACGATGGACGACCTGCGGACGACACTGCACACCGACACCGGTATCGATCGGGACCACATAATACTCGCCGAAATTAATGAAACAG GATGGTGTAACGCACGAGCCGGCTGGGAGGTCGCAGGCATGGACTTCGGCGCTCTGTATTGCATGGAAGCACCGCCCCTTCTTCAGACACCCACCACACCGTATCTACTCATACTTTGGGTCAATCTACTTGACGGCGAACGATTCG GTTCGCCGTACGCAATGCAAGTGCCCCGCGAGATCTCTTACGAGGATCTACAGAAGTTAATGCTGAAGGAGATGAGCCAGGTCATCGCCGAGCGCGTGCTGGAGGACGCGCAGGCCGCCGACATCTTCCGCGCGCGCATCGCCGAGGCGCACCGCCCGCGTGACCCCGCCTACCTGCAGCCCGAG TTAATGCTGAAGGAGATGAGCCAGGTCATCGCCGAGCGCGTGCTGGAGGACGCGCAGGCCGCCGACATCTTCCGCGCGCGCATCGCCGAGGCGCACCGCCCGCGCGACCCCGCCTACCTGCAGCCCGAG CTGATGCTGAAGGAGATGAGCCAGGTCATCGCCGAGCGCGTGCTGGAGGACGCGCAGGCCGCCGACATCTTCCGCGCGCGCATCGCCGAGGCGCACCGCCCGCGTGACCCCGCCTACCTGCAGCCCGAG TTAATGCTGAAGGAGATGAGCCAGGTCATCGCCGAGCGCGTGCTGGAGGACGCGCAGGCCGCCGACATCTTCCGCGCGCGCATCGCCGAGGCGCACCGCCCGCGCGACCCCGCCTACCTGCAGCCCGAG CTGATGCTGAAGGAGATGAGCCAGGTCATCGCCGAGCGCGTGCTGGAGGACGCGCAGGCCGCCGACATCTTCCGCGCGCGCATCGCCGAGGCGCACCGCCCGCGCGACCCCGCCTACCTGCAGCCCGAG TTAATGCTGAAGGAGATGAGCCAGGTCATCGCCGAGCGCGTGCTGGAGGACGCGCAGGCCGCCGACATCTTCCGCGCGCGCATCGCCGAGGCGCACCGCCCGCGCGACCCCCGCCTACCTGCAGCCCGAG TGTTGTTACATCATCCGGAGCATGGGCGAGGCGTGCGAGGTGCACGtgtcggcggcgggcgcggcgccgctCACGCTGCACGCCTGCCTCGCGCACTACACGCGCGCCGAGCACCTGGCGCAGGAGGACGCCTGGAGGTGAGTCTCCGCAGTACAGCGACACTTGAATGTTGTTACATCATCCGGAGCATGGGCGAGGCGTGCGAGGTGCACGtgtcggcggcgggcgcggcgggcgcggcgccgctCACGCTGCACGCCTGCCTCGCGCACTACACGCGCGCCGAGCACCTGGCGCAGGAGGACGCCTGGAG GTGCCCGCAATGTCAACGATATATGCCTGTTGTGAAAACTTTAGGACTGTGGTCTCTACCTGACATCCTTGTTATTCATTTGAAGAGGTTTCGACA GCAAGCAAAAGGACGCACAAGTACAAAATTAACGACAATGGTCGAGTTCCCGCTGAACGACTTTGACATGACGCCCCATCTTGTCAGACGGAATTCAACTGGCGCTGAATCGCCGAGCCACTCGCGGTCTCCCCGGCGAAGGCATTCGAAAACGCCCGCCGGCGGCCCCAACGAGAACATGTATGATTTGTACGCTATCTGCTACCACCACGGCGACGATTTAGAAACCGGTCACTACACAGCAGCTTGCAAGAATCCCTACGACGGCCACTGGTACAAATTCGACGATTCTAGAGTTACGGCCGTCGAGGACGAGGATGCTTACAGCGAACTCGTCAATAACACCGCTTACATGTTGTTCTATAGGCGCAAGAGGCCGAACGTGACACACTCGTGTTCCGCGGACGATCACAACGGACATTGGGCGTTGCGCATGCCCAAGTATGTGCGGCAGAAGCCCGAAGTACTCACAGAGGTCAAAGAGGAGAACGCCGACGATCCGAAAATCGAGGTGCAGAACAACGAAGCGGAGTCCGAATCGGACGTGACAGCGCCAACGAACAGTCCGCTATCGAGGAGCGTCGAGAGCCTTCCCGACGACAGCATGGCTGAACCGCCGCCCCCAGTGATTCAAACGACGACGGTGGTTCACAACGCGTCTATAATCCAATCTCCGACGCTCCAACGACCTTTGATTGTCGAGGTGAACGGCAACAGAACGAACGACGATCCGAATGAGAACGATTCGAGTGCGTCCACCGAGCCGTATATCCATAAGGATGTGCACGTGAACCCTAAGATGACTCCCGTGGACACTAGGCGGCCGCGGTCGGTGGACTACCCGGCGCGGGGCAGCGCCGCGCCTTCCCGGGACGCCAACCGCAACTACGAAAGTTCCCCGCTTGTAGCGAGCATCAACGGCGTCGAGTACCACCCCACCACCGAAGAGCTGATGCTGTCGATGTTCCAAGAGTCCAAGTACATCGTCCCGAGGCACGGGAATCACATAACAGGGGAATCTCATAGAACTG GTGAGAAATCATCAGTTTGGAAAACTCGAATATCAACATGA
- the LOC135074537 gene encoding uncharacterized protein LOC135074537, which yields MLKEMSQVIAERVLEDAQAADIFRARIAEAHRPRDPAYLQPELPHPLFALDVEQALCAHDKHPHLRLELLWDPAHRDSIIRSMGEACEVHVSAAGAAPLTLHACLAHYTRAEHLAQEDAWR from the exons ATGCTGAAGGAGATGAGCCAGGTCATCGCCGAGCGCGTGCTGGAGGACGCGCAGGCCGCCGACATCTTCCGCGCGCGCATCGCCGAGGCGCACCGCCCGCGCGACCCCGCCTACCTGCAGCCCGAG TTACCGCACCCGTTGTTCGCGCTGGACGTCGAGCAAGCGCTCTGCGCGCACGACAAGCACCCGCACCTTCGGCTCGAGTTGCTCTGGGACCCGGCGCACAGGGACAG CATCATCCGGAGCATGGGCGAGGCGTGCGAGGTGCACGtgtcggcggcgggcgcggcgccgctCACGCTGCACGCCTGCCTCGCGCACTACACGCGCGCCGAGCACCTGGCGCAGGAGGACGCCTGGAGGTGA